In Lacibacter sp. H375, one DNA window encodes the following:
- a CDS encoding aquaporin, whose translation MRVMPIRIITGHNGITQLKASFQKNYKHYLQEALGLAIFMTSACFFGALLEAPASPVHQFLQNSFLRLVIMGVLMGATALFIFYSPLTAASGAQINPAVTLSFLRTGQMCKYDAVFFTLFQITGGTLAVYIMQQLIGSWLTDLPVNSVVTVPGKAGVVPAAITEFIIAFITMSMVLFTSDDPVLKKYTRVIAACLVCCWVIIAGPISGFGMNPARSFASALPANTWTAFPIYIIAPLAGMLSATEVYIRFRKTKIATN comes from the coding sequence ATGAGAGTAATGCCCATACGCATCATTACAGGCCATAATGGCATTACGCAACTCAAAGCCTCCTTTCAAAAAAATTACAAACATTATCTTCAGGAAGCATTGGGTCTGGCGATATTTATGACCTCTGCCTGTTTCTTTGGTGCTTTACTTGAAGCTCCTGCTTCACCTGTACATCAATTTTTGCAAAACAGTTTTTTACGCTTAGTGATCATGGGTGTGCTTATGGGAGCAACCGCATTATTTATTTTTTATTCGCCCCTTACTGCAGCAAGTGGCGCACAGATCAACCCGGCGGTTACACTTAGCTTTTTACGCACGGGGCAAATGTGTAAATATGATGCAGTATTCTTTACGCTGTTTCAAATAACCGGAGGAACATTGGCAGTTTATATTATGCAGCAACTTATCGGCAGCTGGCTTACTGATCTCCCGGTAAATTCTGTAGTTACTGTCCCTGGCAAAGCAGGTGTTGTTCCGGCTGCTATCACAGAATTTATCATTGCATTCATAACCATGAGCATGGTATTGTTTACATCAGATGATCCTGTTCTTAAAAAATATACAAGAGTAATTGCGGCTTGTCTTGTTTGTTGCTGGGTAATTATTGCAGGTCCCATATCAGGTTTTGGTATGAACCCAGCCCGTTCTTTTGCAAGTGCATTACCTGCAAATACATGGACAGCCTTCCCCATCTACATTATTGCACCCCTTGCAGGAATGCTGAGTGCAACAGAGGTATATATCCGCTTTAGAAAAACAAAGATCGCCACCAACTAA
- a CDS encoding GMC family oxidoreductase, whose protein sequence is MQNHYDIIIIGTGSGGSTIAYKLAQSGKRILILERGGFIPREKENWDAKEVVTNGRYRPNENWYDQDNKPFKPFIHYNVGGNSKMYGAALFRFRESDFLEVNHYGGTSPAWPFGYNTLESYYTQAEFLYHVHGERHTDPTEPKTNYSYPFPPLPYEPVIADLSEKMKQLGLHPFPLPMGMKRPQDLNPNESPVLLENFDGFPDPTESKADAHTVALRPSLAKQNVTLLTNAYAKRLITNETGKRVTGVDAIVNEEEIHFTADLVIVACGAVNSAALFLRSANELHPTGLANSSNQVGRNLMLHHNGCLVAFTKKKNDSVFQKSLGLADFYHGADDSKYPLGEIQLMGRNDPDSIVWMAEKIAPGKSYNELKEMTIDFWLTAEDLPSPDNRVTLREDGSIQVHYTRTNYTAYEKLKAKLKQIFQQLGEIDPDYKDVQWAGYDLDISGMSHQNGTLRFGTDPSTSVLDLNCKTHDLENVYVVDASFFPSCGAFNPALTIAANALRVGDHILHQWFQQKTEKKPVEIIHPV, encoded by the coding sequence ATGCAAAACCATTACGATATCATCATCATTGGCACAGGTAGCGGCGGAAGCACCATCGCCTACAAGCTTGCGCAAAGCGGAAAACGAATCCTGATTCTTGAACGTGGCGGCTTTATTCCCCGTGAAAAAGAAAACTGGGATGCAAAAGAGGTGGTAACCAACGGTCGCTATCGTCCCAATGAAAATTGGTATGACCAGGATAACAAACCCTTCAAACCGTTTATACATTACAATGTGGGTGGTAATAGTAAAATGTATGGCGCTGCGCTCTTTCGTTTTCGTGAAAGTGATTTTCTGGAAGTGAACCATTACGGCGGCACTTCTCCTGCATGGCCTTTCGGGTACAACACACTGGAATCATACTATACACAAGCTGAATTTTTATATCATGTACATGGCGAGCGCCATACAGATCCTACAGAACCAAAAACAAATTACAGCTATCCGTTTCCTCCCCTGCCCTATGAACCGGTGATTGCAGACCTGTCCGAAAAAATGAAACAGTTAGGATTGCATCCTTTTCCGTTACCTATGGGTATGAAGAGACCACAGGATCTTAATCCTAACGAATCACCGGTACTATTGGAAAACTTTGATGGTTTCCCCGATCCTACTGAATCAAAAGCAGATGCCCATACCGTTGCTCTGCGACCATCATTGGCAAAACAAAATGTTACGCTGCTCACCAATGCCTATGCAAAACGACTGATCACAAACGAAACAGGAAAACGTGTAACAGGTGTTGATGCAATTGTAAACGAGGAAGAGATACATTTCACAGCTGACTTGGTGATCGTTGCATGTGGCGCTGTAAACAGTGCCGCATTATTTCTTCGAAGCGCAAATGAATTACATCCAACAGGTTTGGCAAACAGCAGCAACCAGGTTGGCCGTAATTTGATGTTGCACCACAATGGGTGCCTGGTAGCATTTACCAAAAAGAAGAACGATAGTGTTTTCCAGAAGAGTCTTGGTCTTGCAGATTTCTATCATGGTGCTGACGACAGCAAATATCCATTGGGAGAAATTCAATTGATGGGTCGTAATGATCCCGATAGTATTGTATGGATGGCAGAAAAAATTGCTCCTGGTAAATCGTACAATGAACTAAAAGAAATGACGATCGATTTCTGGCTTACTGCTGAAGATCTTCCATCGCCTGATAATCGTGTTACACTTCGTGAAGATGGAAGTATACAGGTGCATTACACACGCACCAATTATACAGCGTATGAAAAACTGAAAGCTAAACTCAAACAGATCTTTCAACAGTTGGGAGAAATTGATCCTGACTATAAAGATGTGCAATGGGCTGGCTATGATCTCGACATCAGTGGTATGAGTCACCAGAACGGAACACTCCGCTTTGGCACCGATCCCTCAACATCGGTACTCGATCTGAATTGTAAAACGCATGATCTTGAAAATGTGTATGTGGTTGATGCCAGCTTTTTTCCAAGTTGTGGCGCATTTAATCCTGCACTCACCATTGCTGCCAATGCATTGCGTGTAGGTGATCATATTCTTCATCAATGGTTTCAGCAAAAAACAGAAAAGAAACCGGTAGAAATTATTCATCCTGTCTAA
- a CDS encoding DUF1622 domain-containing protein, whose translation MEETAKFITINISHAVEILAAVIIGWAVVKTLFIYFVPAKKWYTAEQVRVKFGSAVAIALELLLGADVLATAVAPSWNDIGQLTAIAILRTALNYFLSKELKEISNETS comes from the coding sequence ATGGAAGAAACAGCAAAATTTATAACAATCAATATCAGTCATGCGGTTGAGATACTTGCAGCGGTGATCATTGGCTGGGCAGTGGTGAAAACACTCTTCATTTACTTTGTACCTGCTAAAAAATGGTACACAGCCGAACAGGTGCGTGTGAAGTTTGGAAGTGCCGTGGCCATTGCACTAGAATTATTACTCGGTGCAGATGTGTTGGCTACTGCCGTTGCCCCCAGCTGGAATGATATTGGGCAACTGACTGCTATTGCTATTCTTCGCACAGCACTGAATTACTTTCTATCGAAAGAATTAAAAGAAATAAGTAATGAAACTTCTTAA